The proteins below are encoded in one region of Planctopirus limnophila DSM 3776:
- a CDS encoding cation:proton antiporter codes for MEIPSSDPPAHSALKINVWKFWATYLVTIVVAIFIVVIICQSGEQLLVNRSHSVNSIADEPQDSTTAKPQGHAVHLVAQLMFAMAAVLIVGRCLGQVCHRLNQPAVIGEVLAGIALGPSLLGATFPQATATLFPDTVMPALSVIAQLGVILYMLNVGLEFDISALRSKGHQSLAISHGSIIFPMILGCMAAIALYPSLAGEAASFTPFVLFVGVSLSITAFPVLARILADRGMSQTPLGVMALTCAAADDVTAWCLLAIVIGIVQSTAADAIRVVSCAVMYCLFMLLAFKPLLTRITTSSTVAGIQNSGGEEMGESRSSSQVIFLLALGLISAGITDLIGIHALFGAFFFGALISHQSAAGKGLASLLNSFAPVMLPAFFAITGLRTQIGLLSSFTDMLICLTLIAMAILGKFGGSYLAARWSNVSHFDALRIGSLMNTRGLMELIVLNLGLDLGVLSPKLFTMLVIMAIVTTMMTGPWLAWIDRKEKSSPPSLN; via the coding sequence ATGGAGATTCCATCCAGCGATCCTCCGGCTCACAGCGCGTTAAAGATCAACGTGTGGAAATTCTGGGCCACCTATCTGGTCACGATTGTCGTCGCCATCTTCATTGTGGTCATCATCTGCCAGTCTGGCGAACAGCTGCTGGTGAATCGCAGTCATTCCGTCAACAGTATCGCCGACGAACCTCAGGACTCAACCACAGCCAAACCTCAGGGACATGCCGTTCATCTGGTGGCACAACTCATGTTTGCCATGGCCGCGGTCTTAATTGTCGGTCGCTGCCTGGGTCAGGTGTGCCACCGGCTGAATCAACCGGCTGTGATTGGTGAAGTTCTTGCCGGGATTGCCCTGGGCCCATCGCTGCTTGGAGCCACTTTCCCGCAAGCCACAGCCACGCTCTTTCCTGACACCGTGATGCCGGCTCTCAGTGTGATTGCCCAGTTGGGGGTGATCCTGTACATGCTGAACGTGGGCCTGGAGTTCGACATCTCGGCACTTCGTTCGAAAGGCCATCAGTCCCTTGCCATATCTCATGGAAGTATCATTTTCCCCATGATTCTCGGCTGCATGGCTGCGATTGCCCTTTATCCGTCACTGGCTGGCGAAGCTGCCAGTTTTACCCCCTTTGTTCTATTCGTGGGTGTCAGCCTTTCGATTACGGCTTTTCCTGTGCTGGCTCGTATTCTCGCCGATCGCGGGATGTCACAGACTCCGCTGGGTGTCATGGCACTCACTTGTGCCGCTGCGGACGATGTGACCGCCTGGTGCCTGCTAGCGATTGTCATCGGAATCGTCCAATCGACTGCGGCCGATGCCATCAGGGTTGTCAGCTGTGCTGTCATGTACTGCCTGTTCATGCTGCTGGCCTTTAAACCCTTGTTAACCCGCATCACGACATCCTCCACTGTGGCCGGGATCCAGAATTCTGGCGGCGAAGAAATGGGTGAAAGCCGCAGTTCAAGCCAGGTGATCTTCCTGCTGGCTTTGGGACTCATCTCGGCTGGAATCACTGATTTGATCGGGATTCATGCACTTTTTGGTGCGTTTTTTTTCGGTGCACTGATCTCGCACCAATCGGCCGCAGGGAAGGGACTTGCCAGTTTGCTCAACTCCTTCGCACCCGTCATGCTCCCCGCGTTTTTTGCCATCACGGGTTTGCGCACACAAATCGGTCTGCTCTCCTCCTTCACTGATATGCTTATCTGCCTGACGCTCATCGCAATGGCAATTCTTGGAAAATTCGGCGGCAGCTATCTTGCGGCACGTTGGTCGAACGTATCGCACTTCGATGCATTGCGCATTGGCTCGCTGATGAACACCCGCGGGTTGATGGAGTTGATCGTCTTGAATCTCGGCCTCGATCTGGGTGTTCTCTCTCCCAAACTGTTCACGATGCTGGTCATTATGGCCATTGTCACCACGATGATGACCGGCCCCTGGCTCGCATGGATCGACCGGAAAGAAAAATCCAGTCCGCCATCCCTCAATTGA
- a CDS encoding tRNA-binding protein: protein MRQELISWDDFEQVELRVGTIVEVHDFPEARKPAYRLTIDFGEAIGLKKSSAQITTRYEKEQLLGKQVIGVVNFPVKQIGPVQSECLVTGFYHPDGSVILAVPDQAVPNGSKLG from the coding sequence ATGCGACAAGAATTGATCAGTTGGGATGATTTTGAGCAGGTCGAATTGCGTGTGGGCACGATTGTCGAAGTCCACGATTTTCCCGAAGCTCGAAAGCCGGCTTATCGATTGACCATCGACTTTGGCGAGGCCATTGGGCTGAAGAAATCGAGCGCCCAGATCACAACACGGTATGAGAAGGAGCAACTTCTCGGGAAGCAGGTGATTGGTGTCGTCAATTTTCCAGTGAAACAGATCGGCCCTGTCCAGTCGGAATGTCTGGTGACAGGGTTTTACCATCCCGATGGATCGGTCATTCTCGCTGTTCCTGATCAAGCGGTGCCGAATGGCTCCAAACTCGGCTGA
- the purM gene encoding phosphoribosylformylglycinamidine cyclo-ligase: MASLTYESAGVDLKLYDEAMKRLPALMARTHTPRVVSINDAFGGLFRLNHSRKPGQHSYEDPVLVSGTDGVGTKLKVAIQLKSYKTVGIDLVGMSVNDVLCMGAEPLFFLDYLALGKDDPDLVASLVEGVAKGCEECGAALLGGETAIMPDIYAAGDFDMAGFCTGVVERKRLIDGKAVKPGDVLIGLPSSGFHSNGYSLVRKVVFEVAKLKVEQQIPELGTTVGEALLKPTRLYVRQVLSVLRRYTSRIAVSGLAHITGGGLRDNIERFLPPGAHVVIDRKSWEIPALFRWLQSLGGIDREEMYKVFNMGIGFVLIVRPQFAASIEKQLLAMGENPVRIGEVKSGEAGVEYVG; the protein is encoded by the coding sequence ATGGCTTCGTTGACATACGAATCTGCAGGGGTTGATCTCAAGCTTTACGATGAGGCGATGAAGCGGCTGCCCGCGCTCATGGCTCGAACTCATACACCGCGGGTTGTGTCAATCAACGACGCTTTTGGCGGTTTGTTCCGACTCAATCACAGCCGCAAACCAGGGCAGCACAGTTACGAAGACCCTGTGCTGGTTTCGGGGACTGATGGCGTGGGTACCAAACTCAAAGTGGCGATTCAGCTCAAGAGCTATAAGACGGTTGGTATCGATCTGGTGGGGATGTCCGTCAACGATGTGCTCTGCATGGGAGCCGAGCCACTTTTCTTCCTAGATTATCTGGCTTTAGGAAAAGATGATCCTGATCTTGTCGCCAGCCTGGTCGAAGGAGTTGCTAAAGGCTGCGAAGAATGTGGAGCAGCTCTCTTAGGCGGCGAAACCGCCATTATGCCGGATATCTATGCGGCTGGCGATTTTGATATGGCTGGCTTTTGTACGGGTGTCGTCGAACGCAAGCGGCTCATCGACGGAAAAGCAGTCAAACCCGGCGACGTGCTCATTGGTTTGCCTTCCAGTGGGTTCCACTCGAATGGTTACAGCCTCGTGCGCAAGGTGGTTTTCGAAGTCGCCAAACTCAAGGTCGAGCAACAGATTCCCGAACTCGGCACCACAGTCGGCGAAGCCTTGCTCAAGCCCACGCGGCTGTATGTTCGTCAGGTGCTGAGTGTCTTGCGACGATACACCAGCCGGATTGCGGTGAGTGGGCTGGCACATATCACAGGTGGTGGTCTTCGCGATAACATCGAGCGATTTCTGCCGCCCGGCGCCCATGTGGTGATTGATCGAAAATCGTGGGAAATCCCGGCACTCTTCCGCTGGTTACAGTCGCTGGGTGGTATCGACCGGGAAGAGATGTACAAAGTCTTCAATATGGGGATCGGGTTTGTCCTGATTGTCAGACCGCAATTTGCTGCCAGTATTGAAAAGCAGCTTCTCGCTATGGGCGAAAATCCTGTTCGCATTGGCGAAGTCAAAAGTGGCGAAGCCGGCGTGGAGTACGTGGGATGA
- a CDS encoding ABC transporter permease gives MTTENRQLQANYLRVLMVFFRNALVRELSFRSNFMITLFSRLFWFAAQIVMFDLIFRVVPQINEWTRAEYFGFMATGMLINAIVEAIFMPNCANFSEMIRTGSLDFALLKPIDTQFLVSFEKMDLSMANQIVFAIGLLGYAIYQNGVWPSGWVLVIYPLLLLSAVAFFYSLMLALAASSIWLGRNQGLLDFWFYVTVFARYPASIYSGSPIGELIRFTFQFVIPILLVVTVPAQVVMSMITAPSLWTLLTLVAAGFSLICSRWIFQFALTQYRSASS, from the coding sequence ATGACAACTGAAAATCGGCAGCTCCAGGCCAACTATCTGCGAGTGCTGATGGTTTTCTTCCGCAATGCTCTGGTGCGCGAGCTCTCGTTTCGCAGCAACTTCATGATCACGTTGTTCTCGCGACTTTTCTGGTTTGCGGCTCAAATCGTGATGTTCGATCTGATATTTCGCGTCGTCCCGCAAATCAACGAGTGGACGAGAGCCGAATACTTCGGATTTATGGCCACGGGCATGCTGATCAACGCGATCGTCGAGGCGATCTTTATGCCCAATTGTGCCAACTTCAGCGAGATGATCCGTACGGGTTCACTTGATTTTGCTTTGCTCAAGCCGATTGATACCCAATTCCTGGTCTCGTTTGAAAAAATGGATCTCTCCATGGCGAACCAGATTGTGTTCGCGATCGGGTTACTAGGCTACGCGATCTATCAGAATGGTGTCTGGCCCTCAGGATGGGTGCTGGTGATCTATCCGTTATTGCTGCTCTCGGCTGTCGCCTTTTTCTACAGCCTCATGCTGGCACTGGCAGCGTCCAGTATCTGGTTGGGCAGAAACCAGGGTCTGCTCGATTTCTGGTTCTATGTGACCGTCTTTGCTCGCTACCCAGCCAGCATTTACAGCGGTTCGCCGATTGGAGAACTCATACGGTTCACATTCCAGTTCGTGATTCCCATTCTGCTGGTTGTGACTGTCCCCGCGCAGGTGGTGATGTCGATGATCACGGCGCCATCCCTGTGGACGTTATTGACCTTAGTCGCTGCTGGATTTTCGCTCATATGTTCGCGCTGGATCTTTCAGTTCGCACTGACCCAGTATCGCAGTGCCAGTTCTTGA
- a CDS encoding ABC transporter ATP-binding protein — protein sequence MKSSAPQAIIGDLQGLTQVVRKEESEAQTRPLDFRLISRILTYMRPYAAKRNALLVAVVLRAIQLPALTWAIALTINGPVTSRDIPGVWLAAGGFFLLALSTQFVMHFRQRYALELGELVVKDLRNELFAHLQNMPLSFFNRTKVGRIISRMISDMEDVRVGVQEVLFVSLVAFGQLLVAAACMLYYDVGLFLLVLGMAPILWLTNRYFHKLMSELLRQLRESFSRVTATLAESVLGVRVTQGFSRQDENARLFKLLVQDHSKYNTRVMQAQGLFLPLLEFNSQFFAVLLLIVGSYRVLQPDSTLTIGELVGFFFMANMFFSPIQILGNQYNQALTAMAGAERLFALLDTPPEWTDLPNARPLPDVRGQVEFDNVWFSYEPGRPVLKGINFKAEPGETIALVGHTGSGKTSIINLVARFWLPDSGQIRVDGVDLRGVTSESLHRQIGIVLQTNFLFAGTVLDNVRFARPDASFEEVQRVCRQLGCWEEFSGLSQGLETPVGERGAQLSLGQRQMVCFARALLANPRILILDEATSSIDIVTEIRLQQALKVVMQGRTCFVVAHRLSTIREASTILVLDHGEIIERGNHHQLIARQGHYARLYERFSRAVTLPPAG from the coding sequence ATGAAGTCATCTGCTCCGCAAGCGATCATCGGGGATCTTCAAGGACTGACGCAGGTTGTGCGTAAGGAGGAATCCGAGGCACAGACCAGGCCTCTGGATTTCCGGCTGATTTCCCGAATTCTGACTTATATGCGGCCCTATGCAGCCAAACGGAATGCACTTCTGGTGGCGGTAGTGCTCCGAGCGATTCAGCTACCGGCATTGACCTGGGCGATTGCACTGACCATCAATGGCCCTGTCACATCACGAGATATTCCAGGGGTCTGGCTGGCTGCGGGGGGATTTTTCCTTCTGGCACTTTCGACACAGTTCGTGATGCATTTTCGACAGCGTTACGCCCTCGAACTGGGTGAACTTGTCGTTAAAGATCTCCGCAATGAGTTGTTTGCACATCTGCAGAACATGCCCTTGAGTTTCTTTAACCGTACAAAAGTCGGGCGAATTATCAGCCGCATGATTTCGGATATGGAAGATGTGCGTGTCGGTGTGCAGGAAGTGTTGTTTGTCAGCCTGGTGGCGTTTGGACAGTTGCTCGTCGCGGCAGCCTGCATGCTCTATTACGACGTGGGACTGTTTCTTCTGGTGCTGGGGATGGCCCCGATTCTGTGGTTGACCAATCGGTACTTCCACAAGCTGATGAGTGAACTATTGCGGCAACTGCGGGAATCTTTCAGCCGGGTGACAGCCACTTTGGCGGAATCTGTCCTGGGCGTGCGAGTTACGCAAGGGTTCAGTCGGCAGGATGAAAATGCGAGATTGTTCAAGTTACTGGTGCAGGATCATTCGAAATACAACACGCGTGTGATGCAGGCCCAGGGGCTCTTTTTGCCACTGCTGGAATTCAACAGCCAGTTCTTTGCGGTGCTGCTTTTAATTGTCGGGAGTTACCGCGTTTTACAACCCGATTCGACACTGACCATTGGCGAACTGGTCGGTTTTTTCTTTATGGCGAACATGTTCTTCTCGCCGATTCAGATTCTTGGCAATCAGTACAATCAGGCACTGACAGCGATGGCCGGGGCTGAGCGATTGTTTGCACTGCTGGATACGCCGCCGGAATGGACAGATTTGCCAAATGCCCGGCCCTTGCCCGATGTGCGAGGACAAGTCGAGTTCGACAATGTGTGGTTCAGTTATGAACCTGGCCGGCCTGTTTTGAAGGGGATCAACTTCAAAGCCGAACCGGGTGAAACGATTGCTCTGGTGGGACATACCGGAAGTGGCAAGACATCGATCATCAATCTTGTGGCTCGCTTCTGGCTCCCTGACTCTGGCCAGATCCGCGTGGATGGAGTCGATCTGCGGGGAGTGACGAGTGAATCTCTCCATAGGCAGATTGGAATTGTCCTGCAAACCAATTTCCTCTTTGCGGGAACGGTGCTGGATAACGTCCGGTTTGCCCGGCCCGATGCCTCTTTCGAAGAGGTGCAACGTGTCTGTCGGCAATTGGGTTGCTGGGAGGAATTCAGCGGGTTATCGCAAGGTCTTGAAACGCCGGTGGGAGAACGTGGTGCCCAGCTTTCGCTCGGGCAGCGGCAAATGGTCTGTTTTGCCCGGGCATTGCTGGCCAACCCGCGAATTCTGATTCTTGATGAAGCGACGAGCAGCATCGATATCGTGACGGAAATTCGTCTGCAACAGGCACTCAAAGTGGTGATGCAGGGCCGCACCTGTTTTGTGGTGGCCCACCGGCTCAGTACCATTCGTGAGGCCAGCACCATTCTGGTTCTCGATCATGGGGAAATCATCGAGCGGGGAAATCATCACCAGTTGATTGCCAGGCAGGGGCATTACGCCCGGCTGTACGAACGATTTTCCCGTGCCGTTACGCTGCCACCAGCGGGCTGA